TTGAAATATGGAACTCCCCGCTTTTCCTCTCGTTCAATGGTTTGCTGCCGCGGAAGACCGTTTTGACATCTCGCTCAGCCACTCTGACTGCGAACCATTATCAGTTTCCGATATTCTGAGCGATGCAGAGCAAAAAGCGTTTGCTGATTTCCCACTCGGTTATGGCTCGTTCGCTGGTCTGGAGGAACTAAGACAGAGTGTCGCCGATCAATACACCTCCCTCAAACAAGACGACGTACTGATCTTTGGTGGCGCGAGTGAAGCCATCTATACATTCATGCGAACGAATTTGAATACGGGCGATGAAGTTGTGATCCAGGCTCCGATTTTCAATTCGCTGAAAGCAACCGCACAAGCCATTGGCTGCCGCATCATCGAGTGGCGTCCCACTAACGAGATCACGCATGAATTCGATGTTTCGTCTCTCATTGATCTCTGTAACGAACAGACGAAACTCATCGTTTTTAATTTTCCGCACAACCCCTCCGGGCAGATGATCTCAGAAAACGAACTCAAAGCCATCGTGGAAACAGCCCAGCGGTATGATGCCCTGATCTTCAGTGACGAACAGTTCCGCATGCTGGAGCAACCGGGTACTCCACTCCTGCCCGCTGCATGCGATCTTTATGACAAAGCCGTCTCGGTCACCGGTGTCTCGAAAACCCTGGGGCTAGGTGGCTTGCGAATCGGCTGGCTGGCGACGCGTAACCGGATTGTGCTCAAACACGCGCAAGAATATCGCTACTACACCACAGAAATGACCAACACGCCTTGCCA
This window of the Gimesia fumaroli genome carries:
- a CDS encoding aminotransferase class I/II-fold pyridoxal phosphate-dependent enzyme gives rise to the protein MELPAFPLVQWFAAAEDRFDISLSHSDCEPLSVSDILSDAEQKAFADFPLGYGSFAGLEELRQSVADQYTSLKQDDVLIFGGASEAIYTFMRTNLNTGDEVVIQAPIFNSLKATAQAIGCRIIEWRPTNEITHEFDVSSLIDLCNEQTKLIVFNFPHNPSGQMISENELKAIVETAQRYDALIFSDEQFRMLEQPGTPLLPAACDLYDKAVSVTGVSKTLGLGGLRIGWLATRNRIVLKHAQEYRYYTTEMTNTPCQMLATQAMKHRVEILSRNRKRIVQNLKQLQSFCLRHENHLELHPPQAGSMAAVEQKTSFPSREFCQRLLDKQRVLLVPGEVMGISDRLLRIGLGRNGFKHGLNRLETFLHSISSEDL